Proteins found in one Candidatus Poribacteria bacterium genomic segment:
- a CDS encoding type II toxin-antitoxin system HigB family toxin, which yields MHIRNQEKLAEFSQKHPNSKSAIDRWLELMERENFGSIIELREIFPHADPVRVKVQRRQSVGVHVSIEAIATVFNIGGNKARLIVSIQYQLQRVTVHKVLTHAEYDKWDRRI from the coding sequence ATGCATATTAGAAATCAAGAAAAATTGGCTGAATTTTCACAGAAACATCCGAATTCTAAATCGGCAATTGATAGGTGGCTTGAATTGATGGAGCGAGAAAATTTCGGTTCGATCATTGAGTTACGAGAAATATTTCCGCATGCTGACCCGGTCCGAGTAAAAGTGCAGAGGAGGCAATCTGTTGGCGTTCACGTGAGTATAGAAGCGATCGCGACAGTTTTCAACATTGGCGGCAACAAAGCGCGTCTTATCGTATCCATACAGTACCAATTGCAACGTGTTACCGTTCATAAGGTTCTAACGCACGCAGAATATGATAAGTGGGACAGGAGGATTTAA
- a CDS encoding tetratricopeptide repeat protein has translation MSTSTQTTKNVLPLLVPPPPTKPSLLESQKQAPFITQPAPLLEAVKSAPRSESDYRWLAYVLELLIEIGNRDESLSFNTVLRRDYKQLSFLLEELVLTVGENVHHPAASLMMLVGFLVERYETENIPKLLDLPPEPIEADLVEQDDEWEILEIRDLTPEEMQELEKNHPPAAILEWSKTEVVIHAFFSMGNILSEGGWVREAISAYDMALRLKPDYAEVYYNRGTAKTLIGEHQLGITDFDEAIRLKPQFVEAHYNRGAAKLALNQSVAARPDFQTALKLMEQQGREDIKTNITQYLGEN, from the coding sequence ATGTCAACTAGTACACAAACAACAAAAAATGTATTGCCCTTATTGGTGCCTCCGCCCCCTACGAAGCCGAGCCTGCTTGAATCCCAGAAACAAGCTCCTTTTATAACACAACCGGCTCCACTTCTCGAAGCTGTGAAGTCTGCCCCCCGTTCAGAAAGTGACTATCGCTGGCTTGCATACGTACTGGAGTTGCTAATTGAGATTGGGAATCGAGACGAAAGCCTTAGTTTCAACACTGTATTGAGGCGTGACTACAAGCAGCTTTCATTCCTGCTGGAAGAGTTAGTTCTTACAGTAGGTGAAAATGTACACCATCCTGCTGCCTCCCTGATGATGCTTGTTGGGTTTCTCGTTGAAAGGTATGAGACCGAGAACATTCCAAAATTGTTAGATCTCCCACCAGAACCGATAGAAGCGGATCTCGTTGAACAAGACGACGAATGGGAAATCTTAGAGATACGGGACCTCACACCAGAAGAGATGCAGGAACTTGAAAAAAACCATCCCCCTGCTGCTATCTTAGAGTGGAGCAAAACGGAGGTAGTTATCCACGCCTTCTTCTCAATGGGTAATATCCTTTCGGAGGGTGGTTGGGTAAGAGAAGCCATCTCTGCCTACGATATGGCACTCCGCTTGAAACCGGATTACGCCGAAGTTTACTACAATCGGGGCACAGCGAAAACGTTGATTGGCGAACACCAACTTGGCATCACTGATTTTGACGAAGCCATCCGCCTGAAACCTCAATTTGTAGAGGCACACTACAATCGCGGTGCGGCAAAACTTGCCCTCAACCAGAGTGTCGCGGCGCGTCCTGATTTTCAAACGGCGTTAAAATTGATGGAACAGCA